The proteins below come from a single Chrysoperla carnea chromosome 1, inChrCarn1.1, whole genome shotgun sequence genomic window:
- the LOC123290561 gene encoding nuclear factor of activated T-cells 5 isoform X2 — MKMTMSTASTLAPRVHRKVLRVATKRLNNNNHHNRNFSIGKGRASMIRGNGGGAINSVDPCENSNDSGLGFDHHMDYPLVPRNKYQRGEYPNNWSNNNNERNESKKCKMEIKMESDDSNDNYSFPENTTNCKETTSLIRTAPASMIPSLGRTANHNPTQTRAVPRCLPLTNRRSPTGPITLTTQLGNISRNNKVQLQIICQPEQQHRARYQTEGSRGAVKDRTGNGFPIVKLIGYDKPATLQVFIGTDMGRVAPHMFYQACRVSGKNSTPCVEKKIEGTIVIEVELDPTKEMMVTCDCVGILKERNVDVEHRFPDQSGPRSKKKSTRCRMVFRTTITHDDGSTETLQTSSQPIVCTQPPGVPEICKKSLSMCPTTGNVELFILGKNFLKDTRVIFQQTKHEVNGDRDLLWEETVTPDKEYLQQTHLVCIVPPYIRHNITDPVAVSLFVVSSGKTSEPHQFMYTPSSPPSTSATVTSPAFMAARDEIRPVMLWQTMSDITPKAEMDVGMMPPPTSLMPLSQRRPSTNMNMIVPDSLKTEMMDDNSSNSDITVARYNENSMDVHPSDSNMGSMSDNSMDGSTMMQRTSMLATSSMSVLHSEPETITLKKENMDRRGSINLTGPTENMVLGMALQNENSMDVSIPPLPVSLEKNLENSLRPPHVVHDANSINAIRCTEPNPTLPIAVNEGNIGAMRLSETSVAMPNLRSDPSDVMIARDELKGIDLRMKGPIVTVADLINTQSPSLATLRHFGVSEANAGPLPAQSGQSVENYLTTIESGQTKLINNQTTILSNDMNNQKMLLTDSTKLDITSATIFNSQASVNNPLFAQTNTSTQSTMNPLNGLMPPPVITGDQSNIMENGTATKALFTEAAELTTTQSITNDILVSTNLSNSNISHTNIPPPIESHLNTIPFSQPSTELSLPTVAPPTLIPNNSLIYTPQTKSDTTLAMISQSTNNELTVITNHLLSQVQAQQTTLAVAQSAVRLDALVATAMETNILKPTAATVKLDALVNSTVETHMGSPPSMSMSTSSEPAATYLSSPPASQNIASPQNQTSSSPIICPQSTVSTHPLSPTAVSKREIINTPSLKPPDLILNSNLMCPNNTTQENLMLNNICQATSPCQPCQIIPPTQEPVLSPTRKVPPVAIKNLILSATNIMDSESQLRAQQTIQSILQEQSLENAAVQATSTATSTIIDQQLNTMFPTDGANNSGVDTPPLLTNEPNTTNTATHFITQSSFNTTHNTSSQNVVTTENSPVIPVPVKEMVNSDTTVPSINTTNTGNTTVGKERLITQEITSMSDTDLLSYINTSCFDQV, encoded by the exons ATGAAGATGACTATGTCAACGGCGTCAACATTGGCGCCGCGTGTACACCGTAAGGTGTTACGTGTCGCAACCAAACGACTgaacaataataatcatcataatcgTAATTTTTCAATTGGAAAAGGACGAGCGAGTATGATACGTGGCAATGGTGGGGGTGCCATTAATAGTGTTGATCCATGTGAGAATTCCAATGATAGTGGCTTGGGATTCGATCATCACATGGATTATCCGTTAGTACCACGGAATAAATATCAACGTGGTGAATACCCTAATAACTGgtcaaataacaataatgaaCGTAACGAatcgaaaaaatgtaaaatggaaattaaaatGGAATCGGATGATTCGAATGATAATTATTCGTTTCCAGAAAATACCACCAACTGCAAGGAAACTACATC acTAATTCGTACTGCTCCAGCATCAATGATTCCATCATTAGGACGTACCGCAAATCATAATCCTACCCAGACACGTGCAGTTCCTCGTTGTCTTCCGCTTACAAATCGAAGATCTCCCACCGGCCCGATAACACTCACAACACAACTCGGTAATATTTCACGTAACAATAAAGTGCaacttcaaattatttgtcaacCTGAACAACAACATCGTGCTAGATACCAAACAGAAGGAAGTCGTGGTGCTGTTAAAGATCGAACTGGAAATGGTTTCCCAATTGTTAAACTTATCGGCTATGATAAACCAGCAACATTACAG GTTTTTATTGGTACCGATATGGGACGAGTAGCACCACATATGTTTTATCAAGCATGCCGCGTAAGTGGGAAAAATTCAACACCATGTGTTGAGAAAAAGATTGAAGGTACAATTGTGATTGAAGTTGAATTGGATCCAACGAAAGAAATGATGGTCACATGCGATTGTGTTGGCATTTTAAAAGAGCGTAATGTCGATGTAGAACATCGATTTCCGGATCAATCCGGTCCACGAAGTAAAAAGAAATCAACCCGATGTCGAATGGTATTTCGAACAACAATTACACATGATGATGGCAGTACTGAAACTTTACAAACATCATCGCAGCCAATTGTTtgca CTCAACCACCTGGTGTTCcagaaatttgtaaaaagtcATTAAGTATGTGTCCGACGACTGGAaatgttgaattatttatattaggtaAAAATTTCCTGAAAGATACACGAGTGATATTCCAACAAACCAAACATGAAGTTAATGGAGATCGAGATTTATTATGGGAGGAAACTGTTACTCCCGACAAAGAATATTTACAACAG acaCATTTGGTATGTATTGTGCCGCCGTATATCAGGCACAATATAACAGATCCGGTGGCAGTGAGCCTATTTGTTGTATCTAGCGGTAAAACCAGCGAGCCACATCAATTTATGTATACTCCTTCTTCCCCTCCTAGTACATCAGCAACTG TGACATCCCCGGCATTCATGGCCGCCAGAGACGAAATACGTCCTGTTATGCTCTGGCAAACAATGTCAGACATCACACCAAAAGCTGAAATGGATGTTGGTATGATGCCACCTCCAACTTCATTGATGCCATTATCACAGCGAAGACCTTCCACCAACATGAATATGATTGTTCCTGATTCATTAAAAACTGAAATGATGGATGACAACAGTTCTAATTCCGATATTACAGTCGCTCGTTACAATGAAAATTCCATGGATGTACATCCGAGTGATAGTAACATGGGATCAATGAGCGATAATAGTATGGACGGAAGTACAATGATGCAACGAACAAGCATGCTAGCTACTAGTTCGATGTCTGTCCTACACAGTGAACCCGAAACGATCacactcaaaaaagaaaatatggaCAGACGAGGTTCTATAAATCTCACTGGACCTACAGAAAATATGGTGCTAGGAATGGCGCTCCAAAATGAGAACAGTATGGATGTAAGCATTCCACCATTGCCTGTCTCGTTAGAAAAAAACTTAGAAAATTCACTGAGACCACCTCATGTAGTACACGACGCAAACAGTATAAACGCAATTCGATGTACTGAGCCAAACCCAACATTACCAATCGCTGTAAATGAGGGTAATATTGGGGCAATGCGATTGAGTGAAACTAGTGTAGCCATGCCAAATTTAAGATCTGATCCATCAGACGTAATGATTGCGCGAGACGAATTAAAAGGTATCGATTTACGAATGAAAGGTCCTATTGTAACTGTAGCGGATCTAATAAATACACAATCACCATCATTGGCAACCTTACGTCATTTTGGTGTATCAGAAGCGAATGCTGGACCATTGCCAGCACAAAGTGGACAaagtgttgaaaattatttaacaacaatTGAATCAGGTCAAACgaaattaatcaataatcaaaCAACAATTTTATCGAATGACatgaataatcaaaaaatgcttttaactGATTCAACAAAACTTGATATTACATCCGCAACCATATTTAATTCACAAGCATCTGTTAATAATCCATTATTCGCACAAACAAATACATCCACACAATCTACGATGAATCCGTTAAATGGGTTAATGCCACCGCCAGTGATAACCGGAGACCAATCGAATATTATGGAAAATGGAACAGCGACAAAAGCGTTATTCACCGAGGCAGCAGAATTAACAACAACACAATCAATAACAAATGATATTTTGGTTAGTACCAATTTATCCAATTCTAATATTAGTCACACTAATATCCCACCACCCATTGAATCTCATTTAAATACAATTCCATTCTCCCAACCTTCGACTGAACTTAGTTTACCAACTGTTGCACCACCAACCTTAATCCCAAACAATTCCTTAATCTACACACCTCAAACCAAATCTGATACCACTCTTGCAATGATATCTCAAAGTACGAACAATGAACTCACTGTGATAACCAACCACTTGTTGTCACAGGTCCAAGCGCAGCAGACAACCTTAGCTGTTGCTCAATCAGCTGTACGTTTAGATGCATTGGTTGCCACAGCAATGGAAACCAATATATTAAAACCTACAGCCGCAACAGTTAAATTGGATGCTTTGGTCAATTCAACGGTTGAAACACACATGGGAAGTCCACCGTCAATGTCAATGTCAACTTCATCGGAACCTGCCGCAACGTATTTATCATCTCCGCCTGCGTCACAAAATATCGCTTCGCCACAAAACCAAACATCTTCGTCGCCTATTATTTGTCCTCAATCAACAGTTTCAACTCATCCATTATCACCCACTGCTGTCTCAAAACGAGAAATCATTAATACACCATCACTTAAACCAccagatttaattttaaactcaaatttaATGTGCCCGAATAACACGACTCAAGAGAATCTTATGTTAAATAACATATGTCAAGCAACGTCACCGTGTCAACCATGTCAAATCATTCCACCAACCCAAGAACCAGTATTAAGTCCAACACGTAAAGTTCCTCCAgtcgcaattaaaaatttaatattaagtgCAACAAATATCATGGATTCAGAAAGTCAACTTCGTGCACAACAAACCATTCAATCAATTCTCCAAGAACAATCACTTGAGAATGCAGCAGTACAAGCTACGTCAACGGCAACATCAACAATTATCGATCAACAATTGAATACAATGTTTCCAACGGACGGAGCAAATAATTCCGGTGTTGATACACCGCCATTACTTACCAACGAACCAAACACAACAAATACCGCAACACATTTCATTACACAATCATCATTTAACACAACTCATAATACCTCATCACAAAATGTTGTTACGACAGAAAATAGTCCGGTCATTCCAGTGCCAGTCAAAGAAATGGTGAATTCTGATACAACGGTGCCATCAATAAATACTACTAACACGGGAAATACAACGGTGGGAAAAGAACGATTAATTACGCAAGAAATTACAAGCATGTCCGATACTGATCTCCTTAGTTACATAAATACCAGCTGCTTTGATCAAG tttaa
- the LOC123290561 gene encoding nuclear factor of activated T-cells 5 isoform X3 translates to MKMTMSTASTLAPRVHRKVLRVATKRLNNNNHHNRNFSIGKGRASMIRGNGGGAINSVDPCENSNDSGLGFDHHMDYPLVPRNKYQRGEYPNNWSNNNNERNESKKCKMEIKMESDDSNDNYSFPENTTNCKETTSLIRTAPASMIPSLGRTANHNPTQTRAVPRCLPLTNRRSPTGPITLTTQLGNISRNNKVQLQIICQPEQQHRARYQTEGSRGAVKDRTGNGFPIVKLIGYDKPATLQVFIGTDMGRVAPHMFYQACRVSGKNSTPCVEKKIEGTIVIEVELDPTKEMMVTCDCVGILKERNVDVEHRFPDQSGPRSKKKSTRCRMVFRTTITHDDGSTETLQTSSQPIVCTQPPGVPEICKKSLSMCPTTGNVELFILGKNFLKDTRVIFQQTKHEVNGDRDLLWEETVTPDKEYLQQTHLVCIVPPYIRHNITDPVAVSLFVVSSGKTSEPHQFMYTPSSPPSTSATVTSPAFMAARDEIRPVMLWQTMSDITPKAEMDVGMMPPPTSLMPLSQRRPSTNMNMIVPDSLKTEMMDDNSSNSDITVARYNENSMDVHPSDSNMGSMSDNSMDGSTMMQRTSMLATSSMSVLHSEPETITLKKENMDRRGSINLTGPTENMVLGMALQNENSMDVSIPPLPVSLEKNLENSLRPPHVVHDANSINAIRCTEPNPTLPIAVNEGNIGAMRLSETSVAMPNLRSDPSDVMIARDELKGIDLRMKGPIVTVADLINTQSPSLATLRHFGVSEANAGPLPAQSGQSVENYLTTIESGQTKLINNQTTILSNDMNNQKMLLTDSTKLDITSATIFNSQASVNNPLFAQTNTSTQSTMNPLNGLMPPPVITGDQSNIMENGTATKALFTEAAELTTTQSITNDILVQAQQTTLAVAQSAVRLDALVATAMETNILKPTAATVKLDALVNSTVETHMGSPPSMSMSTSSEPAATYLSSPPASQNIASPQNQTSSSPIICPQSTVSTHPLSPTAVSKREIINTPSLKPPDLILNSNLMCPNNTTQENLMLNNICQATSPCQPCQIIPPTQEPVLSPTRKVPPVAIKNLILSATNIMDSESQLRAQQTIQSILQEQSLENAAVQATSTATSTIIDQQLNTMFPTDGANNSGVDTPPLLTNEPNTTNTATHFITQSSFNTTHNTSSQNVVTTENSPVIPVPVKEMVNSDTTVPSINTTNTGNTTVGKERLITQEITSMSDTDLLSYINTSCFDQGTLNQ, encoded by the exons ATGAAGATGACTATGTCAACGGCGTCAACATTGGCGCCGCGTGTACACCGTAAGGTGTTACGTGTCGCAACCAAACGACTgaacaataataatcatcataatcgTAATTTTTCAATTGGAAAAGGACGAGCGAGTATGATACGTGGCAATGGTGGGGGTGCCATTAATAGTGTTGATCCATGTGAGAATTCCAATGATAGTGGCTTGGGATTCGATCATCACATGGATTATCCGTTAGTACCACGGAATAAATATCAACGTGGTGAATACCCTAATAACTGgtcaaataacaataatgaaCGTAACGAatcgaaaaaatgtaaaatggaaattaaaatGGAATCGGATGATTCGAATGATAATTATTCGTTTCCAGAAAATACCACCAACTGCAAGGAAACTACATC acTAATTCGTACTGCTCCAGCATCAATGATTCCATCATTAGGACGTACCGCAAATCATAATCCTACCCAGACACGTGCAGTTCCTCGTTGTCTTCCGCTTACAAATCGAAGATCTCCCACCGGCCCGATAACACTCACAACACAACTCGGTAATATTTCACGTAACAATAAAGTGCaacttcaaattatttgtcaacCTGAACAACAACATCGTGCTAGATACCAAACAGAAGGAAGTCGTGGTGCTGTTAAAGATCGAACTGGAAATGGTTTCCCAATTGTTAAACTTATCGGCTATGATAAACCAGCAACATTACAG GTTTTTATTGGTACCGATATGGGACGAGTAGCACCACATATGTTTTATCAAGCATGCCGCGTAAGTGGGAAAAATTCAACACCATGTGTTGAGAAAAAGATTGAAGGTACAATTGTGATTGAAGTTGAATTGGATCCAACGAAAGAAATGATGGTCACATGCGATTGTGTTGGCATTTTAAAAGAGCGTAATGTCGATGTAGAACATCGATTTCCGGATCAATCCGGTCCACGAAGTAAAAAGAAATCAACCCGATGTCGAATGGTATTTCGAACAACAATTACACATGATGATGGCAGTACTGAAACTTTACAAACATCATCGCAGCCAATTGTTtgca CTCAACCACCTGGTGTTCcagaaatttgtaaaaagtcATTAAGTATGTGTCCGACGACTGGAaatgttgaattatttatattaggtaAAAATTTCCTGAAAGATACACGAGTGATATTCCAACAAACCAAACATGAAGTTAATGGAGATCGAGATTTATTATGGGAGGAAACTGTTACTCCCGACAAAGAATATTTACAACAG acaCATTTGGTATGTATTGTGCCGCCGTATATCAGGCACAATATAACAGATCCGGTGGCAGTGAGCCTATTTGTTGTATCTAGCGGTAAAACCAGCGAGCCACATCAATTTATGTATACTCCTTCTTCCCCTCCTAGTACATCAGCAACTG TGACATCCCCGGCATTCATGGCCGCCAGAGACGAAATACGTCCTGTTATGCTCTGGCAAACAATGTCAGACATCACACCAAAAGCTGAAATGGATGTTGGTATGATGCCACCTCCAACTTCATTGATGCCATTATCACAGCGAAGACCTTCCACCAACATGAATATGATTGTTCCTGATTCATTAAAAACTGAAATGATGGATGACAACAGTTCTAATTCCGATATTACAGTCGCTCGTTACAATGAAAATTCCATGGATGTACATCCGAGTGATAGTAACATGGGATCAATGAGCGATAATAGTATGGACGGAAGTACAATGATGCAACGAACAAGCATGCTAGCTACTAGTTCGATGTCTGTCCTACACAGTGAACCCGAAACGATCacactcaaaaaagaaaatatggaCAGACGAGGTTCTATAAATCTCACTGGACCTACAGAAAATATGGTGCTAGGAATGGCGCTCCAAAATGAGAACAGTATGGATGTAAGCATTCCACCATTGCCTGTCTCGTTAGAAAAAAACTTAGAAAATTCACTGAGACCACCTCATGTAGTACACGACGCAAACAGTATAAACGCAATTCGATGTACTGAGCCAAACCCAACATTACCAATCGCTGTAAATGAGGGTAATATTGGGGCAATGCGATTGAGTGAAACTAGTGTAGCCATGCCAAATTTAAGATCTGATCCATCAGACGTAATGATTGCGCGAGACGAATTAAAAGGTATCGATTTACGAATGAAAGGTCCTATTGTAACTGTAGCGGATCTAATAAATACACAATCACCATCATTGGCAACCTTACGTCATTTTGGTGTATCAGAAGCGAATGCTGGACCATTGCCAGCACAAAGTGGACAaagtgttgaaaattatttaacaacaatTGAATCAGGTCAAACgaaattaatcaataatcaaaCAACAATTTTATCGAATGACatgaataatcaaaaaatgcttttaactGATTCAACAAAACTTGATATTACATCCGCAACCATATTTAATTCACAAGCATCTGTTAATAATCCATTATTCGCACAAACAAATACATCCACACAATCTACGATGAATCCGTTAAATGGGTTAATGCCACCGCCAGTGATAACCGGAGACCAATCGAATATTATGGAAAATGGAACAGCGACAAAAGCGTTATTCACCGAGGCAGCAGAATTAACAACAACACAATCAATAACAAATGATATTTTG GTCCAAGCGCAGCAGACAACCTTAGCTGTTGCTCAATCAGCTGTACGTTTAGATGCATTGGTTGCCACAGCAATGGAAACCAATATATTAAAACCTACAGCCGCAACAGTTAAATTGGATGCTTTGGTCAATTCAACGGTTGAAACACACATGGGAAGTCCACCGTCAATGTCAATGTCAACTTCATCGGAACCTGCCGCAACGTATTTATCATCTCCGCCTGCGTCACAAAATATCGCTTCGCCACAAAACCAAACATCTTCGTCGCCTATTATTTGTCCTCAATCAACAGTTTCAACTCATCCATTATCACCCACTGCTGTCTCAAAACGAGAAATCATTAATACACCATCACTTAAACCAccagatttaattttaaactcaaatttaATGTGCCCGAATAACACGACTCAAGAGAATCTTATGTTAAATAACATATGTCAAGCAACGTCACCGTGTCAACCATGTCAAATCATTCCACCAACCCAAGAACCAGTATTAAGTCCAACACGTAAAGTTCCTCCAgtcgcaattaaaaatttaatattaagtgCAACAAATATCATGGATTCAGAAAGTCAACTTCGTGCACAACAAACCATTCAATCAATTCTCCAAGAACAATCACTTGAGAATGCAGCAGTACAAGCTACGTCAACGGCAACATCAACAATTATCGATCAACAATTGAATACAATGTTTCCAACGGACGGAGCAAATAATTCCGGTGTTGATACACCGCCATTACTTACCAACGAACCAAACACAACAAATACCGCAACACATTTCATTACACAATCATCATTTAACACAACTCATAATACCTCATCACAAAATGTTGTTACGACAGAAAATAGTCCGGTCATTCCAGTGCCAGTCAAAGAAATGGTGAATTCTGATACAACGGTGCCATCAATAAATACTACTAACACGGGAAATACAACGGTGGGAAAAGAACGATTAATTACGCAAGAAATTACAAGCATGTCCGATACTGATCTCCTTAGTTACATAAATACCAGCTGCTTTGATCAAGGtacattaaatcaataa